The following are encoded in a window of Armatimonas rosea genomic DNA:
- a CDS encoding DUF2721 domain-containing protein translates to MDISLTTPALLFPAVSLILLAYTNRFLALAALTRSLYERWGDTHDPKIPPQIENLRYRVRLIRRMQTLGVSAILLCVVAMFCLFENWLRAGAWFFGASLVALSLSLTISLHEIQLSGRALDMQLADMEAPAPPSSTL, encoded by the coding sequence ATGGATATCTCCCTCACGACTCCCGCGCTGCTCTTTCCCGCGGTCTCGCTGATCTTGCTGGCCTACACCAATCGGTTTCTGGCGCTGGCCGCGCTCACCCGCAGCCTCTACGAGCGCTGGGGGGATACCCACGACCCGAAGATCCCGCCCCAGATCGAGAACCTCCGCTACCGGGTGCGTCTGATCCGCCGCATGCAGACCCTGGGGGTGAGCGCGATCTTGCTGTGCGTCGTGGCGATGTTCTGCCTCTTTGAAAACTGGCTTCGCGCTGGTGCCTGGTTCTTCGGCGCGAGCCTGGTCGCCCTCAGCCTCTCCTTGACCATCTCCCTGCACGAGATTCAGCTCTCCGGGCGGGCTCTGGACATGCAGCTCGCCGATATGGAGGCCCCTGCCCCGCCTTCAAGTACGCTGTAG
- a CDS encoding putative bifunctional diguanylate cyclase/phosphodiesterase — protein sequence MLPRRFQLDHQLRFTALEGATESAQLGDTLRSVCSAPLWELLHDGLRQALTTRTRFTYEAEFPDEGRQVVEMVPTPMGVTVTIQPAVVFSQGVPESAPAASAPDPADDFFLRAADMLCLLEPATGTLVRANPAWHQALGYPAETLTGRKLFELIPDEDRLDVTTALAQVASGSSARLACRFLGASGDFHYLNWSLAPGAQGAPAYGAARDITQSRAVELEIRRQTHRDNLTDLPNRKAIEEAILRLLTSGAYGAFGVLVLNLDGFKVVNQALGTDGGDQALRIIARRLGAALRAEDIIGRLEGDTFVALLPGVANEGDAGSVAQKVLNAIQTPFSIRGEDAWLTTSIGIVLAPYHGTDPRTLLERAETAMYRAKKASRGNVTLWRDGMTLSGIERLALESRLAQAVDRGEMLLHYQPQVGLEDRSDPTTVKLVGFEALARWNHQQLGLIPPDTFIPMAEDSGLIVPLGQWVMREAFGQAARWQHVVAGLGVSVNLSGRQLGQKNLIDQIKELLVESNANPEQMDLEITESDLLQQDEAKVKDVLYKIKDMGLQLSVDDFGMGYTNFGRLAKLPVDRIKIDKSFVTHICESTADEAVVRAMVDISRTLGMKVVAEGVETQAQFEKLTQMGCDIIQGYLFGKPLAAADVPRLLTAR from the coding sequence ATGTTGCCTCGACGATTTCAACTGGATCATCAGCTCCGCTTTACCGCGCTTGAGGGCGCGACGGAGAGTGCGCAGCTGGGCGATACCTTGCGCTCGGTCTGTAGCGCGCCGCTCTGGGAGCTCCTCCACGATGGCCTACGGCAGGCACTGACCACCCGCACCCGCTTTACCTACGAGGCCGAGTTCCCCGACGAGGGCCGCCAAGTTGTGGAGATGGTTCCCACTCCCATGGGGGTGACAGTCACCATCCAGCCCGCCGTGGTCTTCTCACAGGGAGTCCCCGAGAGTGCTCCTGCGGCCTCCGCACCCGACCCCGCCGATGACTTTTTTCTCCGTGCCGCCGACATGCTCTGCCTGCTGGAGCCCGCGACAGGAACCCTGGTCCGCGCCAATCCCGCCTGGCATCAGGCACTTGGCTACCCTGCCGAGACGCTCACGGGGCGCAAGCTCTTTGAGCTGATCCCCGACGAAGACCGGCTCGATGTCACGACCGCGCTGGCGCAGGTGGCCTCCGGGAGCTCCGCGCGCCTCGCGTGCCGGTTTCTCGGGGCCTCGGGGGACTTTCACTACCTGAACTGGAGCCTCGCGCCCGGGGCACAGGGCGCTCCTGCCTACGGCGCCGCCCGCGACATCACCCAGAGCCGGGCAGTCGAGCTGGAGATCCGCCGCCAGACCCACCGCGATAACCTCACCGACCTGCCCAATCGTAAGGCTATCGAGGAGGCGATCCTGCGCCTGCTGACATCGGGGGCCTACGGGGCGTTTGGTGTCCTGGTGCTGAACCTGGATGGCTTCAAGGTGGTCAACCAGGCACTGGGCACCGATGGCGGCGATCAGGCACTGCGGATTATCGCCCGGCGGCTGGGAGCCGCCCTGCGCGCCGAGGACATTATCGGGCGCCTGGAGGGGGATACCTTTGTGGCGCTCCTACCCGGCGTCGCCAATGAGGGCGATGCGGGCTCCGTGGCGCAGAAAGTTCTCAATGCCATCCAGACCCCCTTCTCGATTCGGGGCGAGGATGCCTGGCTCACGACCAGTATCGGGATTGTCCTAGCTCCGTATCATGGCACCGATCCCCGCACCCTCCTGGAGCGTGCCGAGACCGCGATGTACCGTGCCAAGAAGGCGAGCCGCGGCAATGTCACCCTCTGGCGCGATGGCATGACCCTCAGTGGGATTGAGCGCCTCGCTCTGGAGTCGCGGCTGGCACAGGCGGTGGATCGCGGCGAGATGCTCCTGCACTACCAGCCGCAGGTTGGCCTGGAGGACCGTTCGGATCCAACCACGGTCAAGCTGGTCGGCTTCGAGGCCCTGGCACGCTGGAACCACCAGCAGCTGGGCCTGATTCCCCCGGACACGTTTATCCCCATGGCCGAGGACTCGGGCTTGATCGTCCCGCTGGGGCAGTGGGTGATGCGTGAGGCGTTTGGTCAGGCCGCTCGCTGGCAGCACGTGGTCGCGGGTCTAGGGGTCTCGGTCAATCTCTCGGGCCGTCAGCTTGGGCAGAAAAACCTGATCGACCAGATCAAAGAGCTGCTCGTGGAGTCAAATGCGAACCCGGAACAGATGGATCTGGAGATCACGGAGAGCGACCTCTTGCAACAGGACGAGGCCAAGGTCAAGGATGTGCTCTATAAGATCAAGGACATGGGGCTCCAGCTCTCGGTGGACGACTTCGGGATGGGCTACACGAACTTTGGGCGTCTCGCCAAGCTCCCGGTGGATCGTATCAAGATCGACAAGAGCTTCGTGACCCATATCTGTGAGAGCACCGCCGATGAGGCTGTCGTGCGGGCGATGGTGGACATCTCGCGGACCCTGGGGATGAAGGTCGTGGCGGAGGGCGTGGAGACCCAGGCGCAGTTTGAGAAGCTCACCCAGATGGGCTGCGACATTATCCAGGGCTACCTCTTTGGAAAACCCCTCGCCGCCGCCGATGTCCCGCGCCTGCTCACCGCTCGCTAA
- a CDS encoding DUF4058 family protein, which produces MPSPFPGMDPFLEAPELWPAFHNAFIYCLNAAINQQLPPGFASRLEERLVVEEGIRHVVADVSVGQSGPPSSGVTIAESPAKLAMEWAIEESEPFRETFIEIQTREGSQRRVVAVVELLSYANKLPGKGRDEYLGKQKNLLSSEIHLLEIDLLRAGPHTLAVSEASLKERFGRYDYAASLHRARDGRRFQMVAWQLPHELPGVLIPLEDPHPDLVIDLQPLLPRAYDEGRFSELVDYSRLPEPGVDKETRAWLTERLP; this is translated from the coding sequence ATGCCCTCGCCGTTTCCCGGAATGGACCCGTTTTTGGAGGCCCCTGAGCTTTGGCCCGCGTTCCACAACGCCTTTATCTACTGCCTCAACGCGGCTATCAACCAGCAGCTCCCACCGGGATTTGCCTCGCGTCTGGAGGAGCGCCTCGTGGTGGAAGAAGGCATTCGTCACGTTGTCGCTGATGTCTCCGTAGGGCAGAGTGGCCCACCGTCGAGCGGCGTGACCATTGCCGAGTCTCCCGCAAAACTCGCGATGGAGTGGGCCATTGAGGAGAGTGAGCCCTTTCGAGAGACCTTTATCGAGATACAGACCCGCGAAGGCTCCCAGCGGCGTGTGGTCGCGGTGGTCGAGCTGCTCAGCTATGCCAACAAGCTTCCTGGTAAGGGCCGCGATGAGTATCTTGGCAAACAGAAAAATCTCCTCTCCAGCGAGATTCACCTGCTGGAAATAGACTTGCTTCGAGCCGGGCCGCACACCCTTGCGGTCTCGGAAGCCAGCCTCAAAGAGCGCTTTGGACGCTACGACTACGCCGCCAGCCTGCACCGCGCCCGCGACGGACGGCGCTTCCAGATGGTCGCCTGGCAGCTCCCCCACGAGCTTCCAGGCGTTCTCATCCCCCTCGAAGACCCGCACCCCGACCTCGTGATAGACCTCCAGCCTCTCCTGCCCCGTGCCTACGACGAAGGCCGCTTCTCTGAGCTGGTAGACTACTCCCGGCTCCCTGAACCCGGTGTAGACAAGGAAACAAGGGCATGGCTCACAGAACGTCTCCCGTGA
- a CDS encoding DUF4058 family protein yields MVKGVFAMPSPFPGMDPYLERRSLWPDVHNAFLFCLRAEINRKLPQGFSARMEERLVVEEGIRHFEADVAIGHGGPPSEGATLAEIPSKFMDWIEDGVPVRQLFIEIHSHNTPERRVLTVIELLSHSNKSAGRGRDEYLAKQKTLLESEVHLLEIDLLRAGEYTLAASQSGLRARFGAFDYAASLHRGGYGQRFQAVAWTIQERLPTVLVPLDETHPDLEIDLQPVFERTYDECGFERMVDYTQPLPS; encoded by the coding sequence ATGGTGAAAGGAGTGTTTGCTATGCCCTCGCCGTTTCCTGGAATGGACCCCTATTTGGAGCGTCGGAGTCTCTGGCCAGACGTTCACAATGCTTTTCTCTTTTGTCTGCGTGCGGAGATTAACCGCAAGCTTCCCCAAGGCTTTTCCGCTCGGATGGAAGAACGCCTGGTTGTCGAAGAAGGTATTCGCCACTTCGAGGCAGATGTTGCCATTGGGCATGGTGGGCCTCCTTCAGAGGGAGCAACTCTCGCTGAAATACCCTCCAAGTTTATGGACTGGATCGAGGATGGGGTTCCCGTACGCCAGCTCTTCATCGAGATTCACTCCCACAACACACCGGAGCGGCGTGTGCTTACCGTGATCGAGCTACTTAGCCACTCCAATAAATCCGCAGGCCGAGGGCGCGACGAGTACCTTGCCAAACAAAAAACGCTTCTGGAGAGCGAGGTACATTTGCTGGAGATTGACTTGCTACGCGCAGGCGAGTACACACTGGCCGCGTCTCAGAGTGGCCTCAGGGCACGGTTTGGTGCTTTCGACTACGCGGCGAGCCTACACCGAGGCGGCTATGGACAGCGCTTTCAGGCCGTGGCCTGGACGATCCAAGAGAGACTTCCGACTGTTCTCGTGCCACTCGACGAGACCCATCCCGACCTGGAAATCGACCTCCAGCCTGTCTTCGAGCGCACCTACGATGAGTGTGGCTTCGAGCGCATGGTGGACTACACACAGCCTTTGCCCTCCTAA
- a CDS encoding DUF6785 family protein: MRKTVLYGLGSLLLLVNAYFGTYAYVVTQALLWTQTALQRGPLVMLFALVCINLAFLKFAKRWALNQRELITLYAMLCVGTCAAGYGFVQILINQIPAPFYENYATGGSKFKDYIWPNIPTWLVPRDPAVLNGFFRGNTSLWTPENLKGWAIPVLAWSAFIITIFWTLLCAMSLFRKQWIEEERLTFPLVLLPLEITENGGRAPIFKNPLFWAGVVVAGLLESVNYLNFLYPSVPSIALKPGMGFNELGPLFTERPFSAIGRFTLAFYPSIIGIAYLLSLEVSFSCWVMYLVQKALIIGSTWLGLSESGGSGPTNRMPFIKEQGLGAFVGIALFSVWMARKPFKKALESLERRLPDEAPHDELMSPKTALVGGGAGLLFLTLFLTAAGASFWQSLVYVALYTCCAITLARVVSEAGAGWAWAPMWGNGQFVADVFGQNHLTGKEATVLIGYTSWMNDMRDNPMPHSAEALKMAQGGGLSPRALLKPLLFAAVVGTVAAFWAHLDIYYTYGAATAKVRPALQNGATGPARQTVSLLVSPLLADIPGLLGAGFGMLVAIGISLIRQRLTGFPLHPLGYAVGMTNTMEYMWCPFLIAWALKTITLRYAGIGGYRKLLPFFLGLILGDYVIPTLWGIFGMLTGYQMYMVFPH; this comes from the coding sequence ATGCGCAAGACAGTCCTCTATGGCTTAGGCTCTCTTCTCCTACTCGTCAATGCCTACTTCGGCACCTATGCCTACGTGGTCACCCAGGCGCTCCTCTGGACACAGACGGCGCTCCAGCGTGGGCCGCTGGTGATGCTCTTTGCGCTGGTCTGCATCAACCTCGCCTTTCTGAAGTTTGCCAAGAGATGGGCACTCAACCAGAGAGAGCTCATCACCCTCTACGCCATGCTCTGCGTGGGCACCTGTGCGGCGGGCTATGGCTTTGTGCAGATCCTCATCAACCAGATTCCTGCCCCCTTCTACGAGAACTACGCCACGGGGGGCAGTAAGTTCAAGGACTATATCTGGCCCAATATCCCCACGTGGCTTGTCCCCCGCGACCCCGCCGTGCTCAATGGCTTCTTCCGGGGCAACACCAGCCTCTGGACCCCGGAAAACCTCAAGGGCTGGGCGATCCCCGTGCTCGCCTGGAGCGCGTTTATTATCACGATCTTCTGGACCCTGCTGTGCGCCATGTCTCTGTTTCGCAAGCAGTGGATCGAGGAGGAGCGCCTGACCTTCCCGCTGGTGCTCTTGCCGCTGGAGATCACCGAGAACGGAGGGCGCGCGCCGATCTTTAAGAACCCCCTCTTCTGGGCGGGCGTCGTGGTCGCAGGGCTCTTGGAGAGTGTCAACTACCTCAACTTCCTCTATCCCTCGGTGCCCAGTATCGCCCTCAAGCCGGGGATGGGCTTCAACGAGCTTGGCCCTCTCTTCACCGAGCGCCCCTTTAGCGCGATCGGGCGCTTCACCCTGGCGTTCTATCCGTCGATTATCGGGATCGCCTATCTCCTCTCGCTGGAGGTGAGCTTCTCCTGCTGGGTGATGTACCTGGTGCAGAAAGCGCTGATTATTGGCAGTACCTGGCTCGGGCTCTCGGAGAGCGGCGGGAGCGGCCCGACCAACCGGATGCCCTTTATCAAAGAGCAGGGCCTCGGGGCGTTTGTGGGGATCGCACTCTTCTCGGTGTGGATGGCGCGCAAGCCCTTCAAGAAGGCGCTGGAGTCGCTGGAGAGACGCCTCCCCGACGAGGCCCCCCACGACGAGCTCATGAGCCCCAAGACCGCGCTGGTAGGCGGCGGGGCGGGCCTGCTCTTCTTGACCCTCTTTCTCACGGCGGCGGGGGCGAGCTTCTGGCAGTCGCTGGTCTATGTCGCGCTCTACACCTGCTGCGCCATCACCCTCGCGCGGGTAGTCAGCGAGGCGGGCGCGGGCTGGGCCTGGGCTCCGATGTGGGGCAATGGGCAGTTTGTTGCCGATGTCTTTGGACAGAACCATCTCACCGGCAAAGAGGCGACCGTGCTGATCGGCTACACCAGCTGGATGAACGACATGCGCGACAACCCGATGCCGCACTCCGCCGAGGCGCTGAAGATGGCGCAGGGCGGCGGACTCTCCCCCCGCGCCCTGCTCAAGCCCCTCCTCTTTGCCGCCGTAGTCGGGACAGTCGCGGCGTTCTGGGCGCACCTGGATATCTACTACACCTACGGCGCCGCGACGGCCAAGGTCCGCCCCGCGCTCCAGAACGGGGCCACCGGCCCCGCCCGTCAGACCGTCTCCCTGCTGGTCTCCCCCCTGCTCGCCGATATTCCCGGTTTGCTCGGTGCGGGCTTTGGGATGCTGGTGGCGATCGGCATCTCCCTGATCCGCCAGCGTCTCACGGGCTTCCCCCTGCACCCGCTGGGCTACGCCGTGGGGATGACCAACACGATGGAGTACATGTGGTGCCCGTTCCTGATCGCCTGGGCGCTCAAGACCATCACGCTGCGCTACGCCGGCATCGGGGGCTACCGCAAGCTCCTGCCGTTCTTCCTGGGCCTGATCCTGGGCGACTACGTCATCCCCACCCTCTGGGGAATCTTCGGGATGCTCACGGGCTACCAGATGTACATGGTCTTTCCGCACTAG
- a CDS encoding proteasome accessory factor PafA2 family protein codes for METVHDKRIVSAEIELALGRYTSSGEQVAAPREVLFDRLGFRRDGSRVYLDRGAREDVFPEFAFPECASVVELIARIQHLRWSELSGRLHDAGSEYFIDCVATLGIGHLPGQPRTALGIHENYLTFLSPERLTHALAPFFATRALLAGGGGLDPDTPFREGQPAFLLSPRSLVTTQLLAAESLGRRPYVKNSQEHHCGKSEPESLLRRFQVIGGDPLLTEVGMLLQFGATLAMIRLTESHPLPEPLRRYDPRHFITDLDSTNRLFAAHKLVGLEQGYSALECQFLCLEACEERQETLFRHSEDRLILRYWRRVLEALRTEGWEGVSGLTDYGTKFRLLTDFFEEAQIPTTHDGAMHLFSVLLALSRLGGREEESLAGAFSPQADDSALDVVWIAPQQGREPLKPPTNTRAAARAQLLHSTQVSASFSELEGLSSGLFLNWDGLYQKASNLISPLVVFPDPRECYTAELKSFLSGTWESLNRLVQPSRLQRT; via the coding sequence ATGGAGACGGTACACGACAAACGCATTGTAAGTGCCGAGATCGAGCTGGCACTGGGACGCTACACCTCCAGTGGGGAGCAGGTCGCTGCCCCCCGTGAGGTTCTCTTCGATCGCTTGGGCTTCCGCCGCGACGGTAGCCGTGTCTACCTGGACCGGGGAGCGCGTGAGGATGTCTTTCCCGAGTTCGCCTTCCCCGAGTGCGCCTCCGTGGTCGAGCTGATCGCCCGCATCCAGCACCTGCGCTGGTCGGAGCTCTCGGGGCGCCTCCACGATGCGGGCAGCGAGTACTTTATCGACTGTGTGGCCACACTAGGGATCGGTCATCTGCCGGGCCAGCCACGTACCGCGCTCGGTATCCACGAGAACTACCTCACGTTTCTCTCCCCCGAGCGCCTCACCCATGCCCTCGCCCCCTTCTTTGCCACCCGTGCTCTGCTCGCGGGAGGCGGCGGCCTCGACCCGGACACGCCCTTTCGTGAGGGACAGCCCGCCTTTCTCCTCTCGCCCCGTAGCCTCGTCACCACCCAGCTCCTGGCGGCGGAGTCGCTCGGGCGACGGCCCTATGTGAAGAACAGCCAGGAGCACCACTGTGGAAAGTCCGAGCCCGAGAGCCTGCTTCGACGCTTCCAGGTAATCGGGGGCGACCCTCTGCTCACCGAGGTCGGGATGCTGCTCCAGTTCGGGGCGACCCTGGCGATGATCCGTCTCACCGAGAGCCATCCCCTCCCCGAGCCCCTGCGCCGCTACGATCCCCGCCACTTTATCACCGACCTCGACAGCACCAACCGCCTCTTTGCGGCCCACAAGCTGGTGGGGCTGGAGCAGGGCTACAGTGCGCTGGAGTGCCAGTTTCTCTGCCTGGAGGCCTGCGAGGAGAGGCAGGAGACCCTCTTTAGGCACAGCGAGGACCGCCTGATCCTGCGGTACTGGCGCCGGGTGCTGGAGGCCCTGCGCACCGAGGGCTGGGAGGGAGTCTCGGGGCTCACCGACTACGGCACCAAGTTCCGGCTCCTCACCGATTTCTTCGAGGAGGCACAGATCCCCACCACCCACGATGGTGCCATGCATCTTTTCTCGGTCCTGCTCGCGCTCTCCCGGCTGGGGGGGAGAGAAGAAGAGTCCCTCGCGGGGGCCTTCTCTCCCCAGGCAGACGACTCCGCGCTCGATGTGGTCTGGATCGCGCCACAGCAGGGCCGTGAGCCCCTCAAGCCCCCCACCAACACGCGCGCCGCAGCCCGTGCACAGCTCCTACACAGCACCCAAGTCTCCGCATCGTTCAGCGAGCTAGAGGGGCTCTCGTCGGGGCTCTTTCTCAACTGGGATGGCCTCTACCAGAAGGCGAGCAACCTTATCTCTCCTCTGGTCGTCTTTCCCGACCCACGGGAGTGCTACACCGCCGAACTAAAGAGCTTTCTGTCGGGAACCTGGGAGTCGCTGAACCGCTTGGTGCAACCGAGCCGTCTACAGCGTACTTGA